The nucleotide window AATAATATTGCAGATATGCTTTTCAAAGAAGAAGGAATTCTCTTCATATTGGGGGGAATAATTGTATTGTTAGTTGGCCACACCGTAAATACAATTCTAGGTGTAATTGCACCTGGGTTGCATGCTCTAAGGCTGCAGTATGTAGAATTCTTTACAAAATTCTACACTGGCGGTGGTCGTAAATTTAAAACATTTGGATATGATCGAAAATACACGGAGGAATAAATAAATGGTTGATGCAAGTATAGCAGAAATGGGAATCGAATCAATTATTGCAAATCAGAAGGGACTGGTAGCTATTGGTGCCGGTCTGGCAGTAGGTCTGGCCGGAATTGGTTCAGGTATAGCTGAGAAAGATATCGGTGCAGCCGCTGTAGGCGCAATGGCAGAGAGAGAAGAATTGTTTGGTAAAGGTCTTATCCTGACCGTTATTCCAGAGACCATTGTCATCTTTGGACTGGTAGTTGCCATATTGTTGCTCTTCCTGTAGATGCAGCACCCTTTATCCGGAGATAGGATATGGGACTTGAAAATATTGTTAACGAAATCTTGGAGCAAGCCCGGTCAGAAGCCGCCGTCATTGGTACTGAGGCTGAAAAAGAGGGCGAAAAACTGATCAATGATGCAAAAACCGAAGTTGAGAAGATCAAGAAGTCACATCAGGCTTTGGCTGATGCTCAGATCGAGAGGATGCATAAACAGGAGCTGTCCAGTGCTCATCTCGAGATCAAACGGGCTACCCTGAATGCGAAAAAGGATGTATTGAACAGCACCATTGAGTCTACGAAAGAGGTCATCTCATCAATGTCAGCAGAAAAGAATACAAACTTGCTCAAAGTGCTTCTGGATAAATACGGGAATGAAGGTACGCGGGTCTATTCCAATGGAAGAGATGCAAAACTGGTCCAGGAAATGACTGAAATGACGTTCATGGGCGAGATCAACTGTATCGGTGGTCTTATTATTGAGAATGATGATGGAACAGTACGTTTGGACTATACATTTGACACAATTCTGGACGCTGCTTTCGAGCAATCATTGAAACAGGTTTCTGATATACTCTTTGGGTGAATGATACATGGCTTTTTTCAGCAGGAGAGGCGGCAAGAAATACGCATATATTACTGCCAGGGTCAGGGCAATGAAGAGCAAGCTGATGCCTGTGGAAGTGTATCCAAAGATGATGAACATGGACACACCTGAAATAACCCGATTGATAGGTGAGTCTGAATATAAACAGGATGTGGATGAACTTGCCCAGAAATTCGATGGCATCGATCTTCTGGAGCATGCGTTGAACGAGAACCTGGCCAGGACATACAGGAAATTGCTGCGTGTCTCCCAGGACGAACCCAATTTTCTGATCGCAGAATATCTGCGTCACTGGGACATCTGGAACATAAAGACGATCCTGAGAGGTAAATATTATGGTGCTCCTGCTGACGAGATACTTGAAGCGGTAGTGGCGGCCGGGCAGTTGGGTTACCGGCAGCTTACGACCATAGCTAATATGGATATGATTCAGGATATTAAAGCCTCACTTGCCAATACCCCCTATTATCCGGTAATCGATGATTATGAGGGCGGCGAACTCTCGACATTGGAAAATAATCTTGATAAACTCTATTATTCCAGGTTGCTGACCTCAATTGGCAAATCAAAGGGTGAGAAGCTGAGTCTCAAATACATTAAGACCGAGATCGACCTGAAGAACCTGAAGACGCTGTTCAGGACCAAGCAGGCAGATCTTTCAAAAGATGAGATCCAGGAGCTCTTGATCCCGGGGGGCACGGAACTGAAAAACCAGGACCTTAACCGTCTGGCATCACTGGCATGGCCGGATTTTCTAAAAGCCCTTGAGGATTATACGTATTGGTCTGCCCTTTCAGAAGTGGTGATGGTCGATATGCCTAGCCTGATGGACGTGGAAGCAGTACTGGATAAATACGCACTGGAGTATGCCACAAAAGTATCCCACTACTATCCTCTTTCCATTCTTCCCATATACGATTATATGCTGTGGAAAAATGTGGAAGTGAACAATATACGGATTATTGTAAGGGGTAAGGAAGCAGCTATTCCTGACGAGATAATAAAGAAACATCTGGTGATGTAATAATGGAAATTGCAGTTGTCGGAAATAGTGAATTTACAACTGGTTTCAGGTTGGCTGGGATCAGGTTCATTTACGAGACAAATGGAAATGATAAACTGGTACCTACCATACAGCAAGTACTGGAAAACAGGGAGGTAGGTATTTTGGTTATTCATAATGATGATCTTAGCAGTTTGCCTGAAAATATGCAAATTGCACTGGATGAACTGGTTACACCCACTACCATAGCAATTGGCGGTGCAGGTGAAAGTACGAATTTACGAGATAAAATAAAACAAGCAGTAGGTGTTGATCTGTGGAAATGAAAGGTGAAATATATAGAATATCAGGACCGGTAGTTACTGTCCAGGGCATCAATACCCGAATGTTTGATGTTGTCAAAGTCGGACATGAAGGCCTTATGGGAGAAGTTATTGGTATTAAACGGGATAAATCCATTGTACAGGTTTATGAAGAAACAGCAGGTATCAGACCTGGTGAACCAGTAGAAAATACAGGTTTGTCCCTGTCAGTAGAATTAGGTCCTGGACTGCTCAAGAGTATCTATGATGGTATTCAAAGACCACTACCGATCCTGAAAGAAAAGATGGGCGATTTTATTGAACGTGGTGTGACTGCAGATGGTCTGGACCATGAAAAACTCTGGAATTTTAAACCCACTGTCAAGGCCGGAGACGAGGTTTCAGGCGGAGAAGTGTTAGGGACTGTCCAGGAAACCGAAAACGTGGAACACCGTGTCATGGTACCGCCCAATGTATCTGGCATCATAGATGAGATCAAGAGTGGAAAATTCACTGTTTTGGATACTATTTGTATATTGAATGACGGCACCGAGCTCCAGATGATGCAAAAATGGCCTGTTCGAAAACCCAGGCCTGTGACCAGAAAGCTTACACCTAAAATCCCACTTATCACTGGACAGCGTATCCTGGACGGTCTGTTCCCTGTGGCCAAAGGCGGAACAGCAGCTATTCCAGGACCATTCGGCAGCGGTAAGACTGTTACACAACAGCAGCTGGCAAAGTGGAGCGATACCGAGATCGTGGTATATATCGGCTGCGGCGAGAGGGGTAACGAGATGGCTGATGTGCTGACCGAGTTCCCTGAACTGGAAGACCCAAAAACAGGTCGGCCTTTGATGGAGCGTACTGTGCTTATCGCCAATACCAGTAACATGCCTGTAGCTGCCCGGGAAGCCAGTGTCTACACTGGTATTACCATAGCAGAATATTACAGGGACATGGGTTATGATGTATCACTTATGGCTGACAGTACCAGCAGATGGGCTGAAGCCATGCGAGAGATCTCAAGCAGGCTGGAAGAGATGCCTGGTGAAGAAGGTTATCCTGCTTACCTGTCAGCACGTTTAAGCGAATTCTATGAGAGGGCAGGTCTGGTTGAATCCCTGGCAGGACTTAGCGGTTCTATTACAATTATCGGGGCTGTATCTCCTCCTGGCGGCGACTTCTCAGAACCTGTGACCCAGAATACACTGAGGATCGTGAAAGTGTTCTGGGCTTTGGATGCGAAACTTGCCCAGAGACGGCATTTCCCGTCCATCAACTGGCTGAACAGCTACAGTCTATATTCAAAGGGCCTGACTGAATGGTATAATGAGAATGTTTCTCCTGAATGGGTGAAATTGCGAGATAATGCAATGGATCTCCTGCAGCAGGAATCTGAACTTCAGGATATTGTTCAGCTGGTGGGTTCGGATGCATTACCTCCCGATCAGCAGTTAACACTTGAGATCACCAGGCTTATCAGAGAGGTCTTCCTGCAGCAGAATGCATTCCATCCCATTGATACCTTCTGTCCCATGACCAAGCAGTACAAATTGCTGGAAACAATAAATGAGTTCACAAATAAAGCCCAATCAGCATTGGATTCTGGTGTACTTTTCCAGGATATCATAAAACTGGAATCAAAAGATGAAATTGGCAAAATACGATTCGAGGAAGATTTTGATGGTGAACTGAAAAAGGTCATGGATAAAATGGATAAGGAGTTCAAGTCACTTCAGGGTGAATCGTATTCAAGTGCACCAATAGCAGAGGAGGCTGAATAATGACTAAAGAATATAAGACAATCACAGAGGTTGCAGGCCCCCTCATTTTCCTTGAGAAGACCGAGCCTGTAAGTTACGGTGAACTGGTGAATATCAACCTGCCTGATGGTTCTACCAAAAGAGGACAGGTGCTGGACACATCACACGATTCTGTGGTTATTCAGGTTTTTGAGGGTACGGGAGGTCTTAGCAGGGAAAGTGGTGTTCGTTTCACTGGCGAGACCATCAAACTGCCAGTATCAAAAGACATTCTTGGCAGGATACTGTCAGGCCGAGGTGAACCCCTGGACGGTGGGCCTCGCATTATTCCAGAGGACAGGCTTGATATCAATGGCGCTGCCATTAATCCCTTCTCCCGGATGCCTCCAGAGGATTTCATTCAGACAGGCATCAGTACCATAGACGGGACCAATACCTTAGTAAGAGGCCAGAAACTTCCTATTTTCTCTGGGTCCGGACTGCCCCATAACGAGATCGCATTACAGATCGCCAGACAGGCAAAGGTGCCTGGTAGTGAGGAAGCTTTCGCCGTGGTGTTCGCAGCTATGGGTATTACCAACGAGGAAGCCCAGTACTTTATGCAGGATTTCGAAAGGACAGGCGCCCTTGAGAGGGCAGTTGTGTTCCTGAACCTGGCCAACGATCCGGCTGTTGAGCGACTTATCACACCTCGAATGGCACTTACAGCAGCAGAATACCTGGCCTACGAGCATGATATGCATGTGCTGGTCATTCTTACAGATATCACCAACTATTGCGAAGCCTTGAGGCAGATGGGTGCGGCCAGGGAAGAGGTACCGGGCAGGCGTGGTTATCCAGGTTATATGTATACTGACCTGGCCAGTCTATATGAGCGAGCAGGTGTGATCAAAGGCCGAAAAGGTTCTGTGACCCAGTTCAGTATCCTGAGTATGCCTGGTGACGACATCACCCACCCGATTCCTGATCTCAGCGGTTATATCACTGAGGGCCAGATCGTTATTTCCAGGGAACTGCACATGAAAGGTATCTATCCGCCTGTTAATATTTTGCCGTCCTTGAGCCGTCTTATGAACAGCGGTATTGGTGAAGGCCATACCAGGGAAGACCACAAAGCAGTGTCTGACCAGTTGTATGCTGCCTATGCAGAAGGTAAGGACTTGCGAGGATTAGTAGCCATTGTAGGTAAGGACGCACTGTCGGATAGGGACAAAAAGTTATTAGAATTTGCAGATATGTTCGAGGACAGGTTTGTGCGCCAGGGTGTGGATGAAGATAGGGATATCGAGACCACTCTTAACATTGGCTGGGAATTACTTGGTGAATTACCTGTAACTCTCCTGACCAGGATCGATAACAAGTTTATCGAGAAATATCATCCTTCCCACAGGAAATAAGTGGATCTCGGAGGACAATAATTTGGCTGTACAGGATGTTAAACCAACACGTTCAGAACTTATCGAACTGAAGAGGAAGATCAAGCTTTCAGAGAGCGGACATAAACTTCTCAAGATGAAGCGTGATGGGCTTATCCTGGAATTCTTCGAGATACTTGAGAAGGCTAAAACAGTGCGATTAGAGCTCGATGCCAAGTTCGCCATCGCTTCACAAAAGATCAATATTGCCAAGGCTGTGGAAGGTATAGTGACAGTCAAGTCTACAGCTTTTTCATTCAAGGATGCACCAGCTCTTGAAGTGCAGAGCAAGAACGTGATGGGCGTTGTAGTTCCTAAAATCGAGTCCAGCAGTGTCAGAAAGGACTTAAACGATAGGGGATATGGTATTATCGGCACCAGCAGCAGGATTGATGAAGCAGTGGACTCGTACGAGTCACTTGTAGAAAAGATCATTGAAGCTGCCGAGATCGAGACCACCATTAAGAAATTGCTGGATGAGATCGAAAAGACAAAACGCCGGGTAAATGCTCTTGAGTTCAAGGTCATACCTGAACTAAGTGAAGCCAGGGATTTTATCATGCTCAGGCTTGATGAGATGGAAAGGGAAGAAATTTTCAGGCTCAAACGGATAAAAACATAATTTTGCAGGAATAGTCTGCTATTCTAACATGCCTTTGAAAGAGAAGTTCAGACAAAAGTTGAGTGAACCTGAGACAAAGGCATTTTTACTGCGCTATTTTTGGAAAATTTCGTTGTTAATGCTGGTATTAGGATATGGGATAATGGTATATGTCTGGTTCTATACTTGAAATATGAAAATATTTATAAATCATTATTGTCCTGAAAATGTTTCCAACACCAGTTGAAAAACTCTTCCAAGCATCTATAATCGGTTAAAAATAGCCCATCGATTTTCTTTACTAACCGGTTCACAACAACTTGAGCCGTCGGAGGTAATGTATGTCGTTTTTCAACTAAAATCGCTAATCTTCGGATAGCATCTTCACCGGTGTCTGCATCCAGAGCAACACATCTAAAATAAAAGATACTATTACCTAGCTTCCGCGTGAATTGCCCCTGGCTTCGAGATTTCAAAAAAGTCTGATAATTTACAATATTAAAAAGGTTTAAGGATTTCTGCAATACATGATTAATGTAATACAGAATGTCCAATTATGATTCATAATCTGCTAATTACATTCTTTAATTTCTCTTCCACCTGCCCTGCAATATTCTCTAGTTCCTCTTTATGTTCTACTATCGAAAACATCTCTCTTGGTTTAATAGCTGAAATGATGGTCTTCCCATTATTTCGGTAGACTATAATATTGCAGGGTAATAGCAACCCAATCTCTTTTTCGATCTTAAGAGCTTCGTTTGCCAGGGGTGGATTACACGCGCCCATAATTATGTACTCTTCAATTTCAACATCTAATTTCTTTTTCAATGTGGCCTTAATATCAATTTCAGTTAATACCCCAAACCCTTCTTTTGCAAGCTCTAGTTTCACTTTTTCAATGGCATCACTATACTCAATATCCACTACAGTGGTAATATCATACATTCATTATCACCCTTTTTTCATATTAGGGAATGATGGTAAAAATCATTTTCGTTGTGCAATAATTGCCAGATGATCCTCATGAAAAGGTTTAAGCCTTTTTTTATCCAGTATTTCAAACTCTGCTTCCAATTTAGCGATTTCCTGCTCAAATACTTTTTTAGGACTTATCGAACTGTCTACACTTCGGGCTTTTATTACCATTATTACGTACCCTTTTGGTCTTAAAAATGTCCGGGCGTTTTTTATTGCAATATCAGCCTGGTTTGGCTGGGCCACATCCTGGTAGATCACATCAACTATTCCAGCCACGGCTTTATATGAGACCGGGTTGTTTGCGTCTGCAAGAACCGGGATCATATTTTTGCGATTGATACATACATTGAGAAGGTCCTGCATAGCCCTTGGTGAGAATTCTACCACAAATAACTTACCTTCACTGACGATGTCTGAAATATGGCTGGCAGTAGTTCCGGTCCCACCGCCCAGGTAGAGGATTAAAGAATCTACCTTTACAGGAATAGTCATTTTCTTCTCGATCATAGCACCCAGTTTACTGCGATGTGCAGACCATAATCTGTATTCAATGCCACTGGCATTTATGAACCTTTCACCATAGACCCTGATTTCAGGAGTTAAATTTCTTGAAGCAAGTCTGAACTTGCCTTTATCTTTAATAAAAATGACATTATGAGGTAGTTTCTTC belongs to Methanosarcinales archaeon and includes:
- a CDS encoding DUF302 domain-containing protein, which produces MYDITTVVDIEYSDAIEKVKLELAKEGFGVLTEIDIKATLKKKLDVEIEEYIIMGACNPPLANEALKIEKEIGLLLPCNIIVYRNNGKTIISAIKPREMFSIVEHKEELENIAGQVEEKLKNVISRL
- a CDS encoding V-type ATP synthase subunit C, whose product is MAFFSRRGGKKYAYITARVRAMKSKLMPVEVYPKMMNMDTPEITRLIGESEYKQDVDELAQKFDGIDLLEHALNENLARTYRKLLRVSQDEPNFLIAEYLRHWDIWNIKTILRGKYYGAPADEILEAVVAAGQLGYRQLTTIANMDMIQDIKASLANTPYYPVIDDYEGGELSTLENNLDKLYYSRLLTSIGKSKGEKLSLKYIKTEIDLKNLKTLFRTKQADLSKDEIQELLIPGGTELKNQDLNRLASLAWPDFLKALEDYTYWSALSEVVMVDMPSLMDVEAVLDKYALEYATKVSHYYPLSILPIYDYMLWKNVEVNNIRIIVRGKEAAIPDEIIKKHLVM
- a CDS encoding ATP synthase subunit B, encoding MTKEYKTITEVAGPLIFLEKTEPVSYGELVNINLPDGSTKRGQVLDTSHDSVVIQVFEGTGGLSRESGVRFTGETIKLPVSKDILGRILSGRGEPLDGGPRIIPEDRLDINGAAINPFSRMPPEDFIQTGISTIDGTNTLVRGQKLPIFSGSGLPHNEIALQIARQAKVPGSEEAFAVVFAAMGITNEEAQYFMQDFERTGALERAVVFLNLANDPAVERLITPRMALTAAEYLAYEHDMHVLVILTDITNYCEALRQMGAAREEVPGRRGYPGYMYTDLASLYERAGVIKGRKGSVTQFSILSMPGDDITHPIPDLSGYITEGQIVISRELHMKGIYPPVNILPSLSRLMNSGIGEGHTREDHKAVSDQLYAAYAEGKDLRGLVAIVGKDALSDRDKKLLEFADMFEDRFVRQGVDEDRDIETTLNIGWELLGELPVTLLTRIDNKFIEKYHPSHRK
- a CDS encoding ATP synthase subunit A — its product is MEMKGEIYRISGPVVTVQGINTRMFDVVKVGHEGLMGEVIGIKRDKSIVQVYEETAGIRPGEPVENTGLSLSVELGPGLLKSIYDGIQRPLPILKEKMGDFIERGVTADGLDHEKLWNFKPTVKAGDEVSGGEVLGTVQETENVEHRVMVPPNVSGIIDEIKSGKFTVLDTICILNDGTELQMMQKWPVRKPRPVTRKLTPKIPLITGQRILDGLFPVAKGGTAAIPGPFGSGKTVTQQQLAKWSDTEIVVYIGCGERGNEMADVLTEFPELEDPKTGRPLMERTVLIANTSNMPVAAREASVYTGITIAEYYRDMGYDVSLMADSTSRWAEAMREISSRLEEMPGEEGYPAYLSARLSEFYERAGLVESLAGLSGSITIIGAVSPPGGDFSEPVTQNTLRIVKVFWALDAKLAQRRHFPSINWLNSYSLYSKGLTEWYNENVSPEWVKLRDNAMDLLQQESELQDIVQLVGSDALPPDQQLTLEITRLIREVFLQQNAFHPIDTFCPMTKQYKLLETINEFTNKAQSALDSGVLFQDIIKLESKDEIGKIRFEEDFDGELKKVMDKMDKEFKSLQGESYSSAPIAEEAE
- a CDS encoding V-type ATP synthase subunit F, which produces MEIAVVGNSEFTTGFRLAGIRFIYETNGNDKLVPTIQQVLENREVGILVIHNDDLSSLPENMQIALDELVTPTTIAIGGAGESTNLRDKIKQAVGVDLWK
- a CDS encoding fibrillarin-like rRNA/tRNA 2'-O-methyltransferase, which translates into the protein MPEHSTKKLPHNVIFIKDKGKFRLASRNLTPEIRVYGERFINASGIEYRLWSAHRSKLGAMIEKKMTIPVKVDSLILYLGGGTGTTASHISDIVSEGKLFVVEFSPRAMQDLLNVCINRKNMIPVLADANNPVSYKAVAGIVDVIYQDVAQPNQADIAIKNARTFLRPKGYVIMVIKARSVDSSISPKKVFEQEIAKLEAEFEILDKKRLKPFHEDHLAIIAQRK
- a CDS encoding V-type ATP synthase subunit E, whose product is MGLENIVNEILEQARSEAAVIGTEAEKEGEKLINDAKTEVEKIKKSHQALADAQIERMHKQELSSAHLEIKRATLNAKKDVLNSTIESTKEVISSMSAEKNTNLLKVLLDKYGNEGTRVYSNGRDAKLVQEMTEMTFMGEINCIGGLIIENDDGTVRLDYTFDTILDAAFEQSLKQVSDILFG
- a CDS encoding V-type ATP synthase subunit D, translating into MAVQDVKPTRSELIELKRKIKLSESGHKLLKMKRDGLILEFFEILEKAKTVRLELDAKFAIASQKINIAKAVEGIVTVKSTAFSFKDAPALEVQSKNVMGVVVPKIESSSVRKDLNDRGYGIIGTSSRIDEAVDSYESLVEKIIEAAEIETTIKKLLDEIEKTKRRVNALEFKVIPELSEARDFIMLRLDEMEREEIFRLKRIKT